The Abditibacteriaceae bacterium DNA window AAGCTCGGCAGGAGGTGGGGCACTATATCGAAAGTTATTACAATCAACAGCGGCGTCATTCCGCGCTGGGCTATCTCAGCCCGGTTGAATTTGAAAAACAACAATCTTTAATAACCGGCGCTTAACTTATCCTCCACTAAATCGCAGCAATTCCACACGGCGTTCTGCACCGGTTTGCCCGGTTCAATGAAAAGCAGCTTCACTCGGTTCTTAAACGCCCATTCATCTAAATCCCGTCCTGTGAACTCAGGCCCGTTATCGCCTTGAATGGTTTGGGGCAGGCCACGAGTTTCGCTCAGACATTGCAGCACCCACACGACACGCTCCCCACTCAAAGGCGAATCGACCTCGATACATAACGCTTCGCGGTTATGGCAGTCAACAATATTCAGGCTGCGAAAGCGCCGTCCACAACTCAGCGTGTCTGACATAAAGTCCATCGACCACCGTTGGTTGATGTCACTTGTTGCTTCGGGCTGCACCCGCTGCGCGCTGGCCACGCGCTTGCGTTTCCTGGCACGCAGCTTCAGTCCTTCTTCGCGATACAGACGCAACCCTCGCTTGAGGTTAACGAGATGGCCCCCACGGCACAACAGCACTCCCAGACGACGATAGTCAAAGCGCGGTCGCTCTTGCGCCAGTTCTCTGAGCCGACCCCGCAACACAGTATCATCGGGACGACAGCTTTTGTAGCGCAAGCTGCAGGTTGGCATGCTGGCCAAAGCGCAGGCCCGCCGCACCTCAAGCGGAACGCTGAGGCTGAGAACGGTGGTGTGCTCCAAGCAGATGAGCAGCCACTTCTCGTCTGGCAGCGGGCCTTACCATTTTTTGACAGCACATCCTTCAATGCAGCCACGTCCAGTATCGACTCGGCCAGCAATCGTTTGAGCTTGCTGTTTTCTTCTTCCAGCGCCCGTAGCCGTTTGGCTTCGCTGATTTCGAGGCCACCATACTTGCTTTTCCTCTTATAAAAGGTGCTTTCGCCGATGCCGTGGTCACGGCACAGTAGAGTGACTGGCGCACCGGCCTCATTCTGTTTGAGGATGCCAATAATCTGTTCCTCCTGAAGCGACCGTGTCTCAGATTTCCAGGACAAACATCGTGTCATACATCGTGCTTTATGACGTACTTAAGGGGGCAAGAGGACAGCGCAACAGAGGAGGCTCTGAGATTTCGCACCTATCTTACCCCGCGCGACGCCGGTGACGCGATCAAAAAAGGTATCCCTCTCGCACTGGGTCGAACCATCATTGTCAACTTTAGAATTATTTTTAAGTTAAGGAATGGAATTTTGAACGCACCAGCCTACCAGCCTGATTGGGCCGACCCA harbors:
- a CDS encoding IS3 family transposase, translating into ARQEVGHYIESYYNQQRRHSALGYLSPVEFEKQQSLITGA
- a CDS encoding DDE-type integrase/transposase/recombinase; this translates as MPTCSLRYKSCRPDDTVLRGRLRELAQERPRFDYRRLGVLLCRGGHLVNLKRGLRLYREEGLKLRARKRKRVASAQRVQPEATSDINQRWSMDFMSDTLSCGRRFRSLNIVDCHNREALCIEVDSPLSGERVVWVLQCLSETRGLPQTIQGDNGPEFTGRDLDEWAFKNRVKLLFIEPGKPVQNAVWNCCDLVEDKLSAGY